The following coding sequences lie in one Euhalothece natronophila Z-M001 genomic window:
- a CDS encoding acyl-CoA thioesterase, whose protein sequence is MSQADNSSQIYSNEAIEKDNSLHATSENWFEYPIHVYPHHTDYQGVVWHGTYTTWLEEARIEYLRSLGLNYSELVALGCDLPVVELSIRYHKPLQMGEDALLRARMMEMSGVRIHWEYEMKSLDRETKYITAQVTLVAVDREKGKIMRSLPPAVKDLLVKT, encoded by the coding sequence GTGTCACAAGCAGATAATTCTTCTCAAATCTATAGCAATGAGGCAATTGAAAAAGATAACTCACTGCACGCCACTTCTGAGAATTGGTTTGAATATCCGATCCATGTTTATCCTCATCATACTGACTATCAAGGAGTGGTTTGGCATGGCACTTATACTACGTGGTTAGAAGAAGCTAGAATTGAGTATCTGCGATCTTTAGGATTGAATTATAGTGAATTAGTTGCTCTTGGTTGTGATTTGCCAGTTGTTGAATTATCCATTCGTTACCACAAGCCTTTACAAATGGGAGAAGATGCCCTGCTACGCGCTCGCATGATGGAAATGTCAGGGGTGAGAATCCACTGGGAGTATGAAATGAAATCTTTAGATCGAGAGACAAAATATATTACTGCCCAAGTCACCCTAGTAGCCGTTGACCGTGAAAAAGGGAAAATTATGCGAAGTTTGCCGCCAGCAGTTAAGGATTTACTGGTAAAAACTTGA